The Gossypium hirsutum isolate 1008001.06 chromosome D06, Gossypium_hirsutum_v2.1, whole genome shotgun sequence genome contains the following window.
CCGGCCAAGTCGAGCTCCTACTCCTTCCATTAAAATCAGCCGCGTTAGATCGGTGGCGAATTTGCCGTGACTcgctctaaaaattaaaaaacggAAATTTcgcttctttgtttttttctttccccTCTTCTCACTCTTTTTTATGTAGAAAGTTTGGGCCTGGATTTGGTGTGGCCAGGTCCAGAATGCGAGCGCGAATCAGAACCGTTAAATTTGTGTTCTGGCTCATGATGTGGTAATTTTACGGCCTTTTTATTGTGATGGTGATTTTGTAATGATTGGAAATTGGAATGATACTTTCTATTGCTTGAAGTCATTTTCtcctttttaattatgtttttccTTTTCCGGAAAGAAATAAATTCCCTCATTTTCATGAatcttactaaattaataaatagttAAATAACAGCTATTCAATGTTGTCGGAATCTAATCGGATTAGTTTATCGAATTAGTTAAATCGAAAATTAATAGTTGTACAGATTCGAATAAAGATATGAAATTAGGTTTTAAACAAACTATTCAACATAGTCATTAAACCACGAATTAGAATCAATTCAATCAGTTTAATCCAATTTATTAGCCTAAATTCGTAAAATCTTTCCCAAACAAATAAAACCCAAATAAATTGGTCTAAATAGATAAacctaacataaaaaaaatacactaaatgttaaaatatgttataagtcacCGTACcttcaaaattttagaatttagcctgtttatttttcagatttcaaaattcagatgCAACAGTTAATATTGTTAGAactttttgataaatttaagttaatcttccattttttttaaattttatgcctaccaagttagttttttttttttcaaaatattacacCAGCAAACAGGCGCGAAGATAGAAAATTTTTTACgagggccgaaattaaattgtactttttacgatagtaaaagtgtaatttcatcattttaatagtctatatctttataatttttaaaagaataaatcaaaattttattatttttaggggcctaaagtacaattttacctttactaatttaaaattttaaaaaatttaaaggacctaaatgaaaaattttctattttaagggggTCGGGCTCCTACCAACCCCCCTAGTTTCGCCCCTGCCTAGGGGTGAGTATTTGATTgattcgagtcgaatcgagtcaaaaatttcgagttagtcgagttgacgaatcatattttagcaaccgaactcaatttgaattttcttcgagtcgagttaacaaatcatattatttatactcaagtTGTGTTTACATGgactgattatttaactagtagacgaagtacaatattatttaactacataaacaaatataataattttaccttttaacttaatgagtaaacatttatcaaaacaacgtagttttgccttttcttatttggattttcgaataactcgaattgtgcaattcatattcgagttaaaccgaaaaacttaattttttattcgagttgatccgaataacttgattaactcaaataactcaaactatttaattcaaaatttgaatttcttttatCGAGTTTTTTGAATCGAACCGGATTTTACTCACCCCTACTTCTGCcaacaaatttaaccaaaaaaaattaacaacgtaaatagttaaaaaataaatctCACAATTCTTGTAagtgtttgttttttttaattatataaatacaatTGATTAACTCGAGGTCATCGATTAATTGAATATCAAtcatatttttctaaataatttaaaaggtataataattttaaaatattttctaaaatataatatttttaaaaagtactcATAAATTCCTATATATTGTGGAAACCAATGTCGACATTATTCTCCATTGAGGTATACTATGTTGTAATCTTACTCTAGCGCCTAGTTTGGGAACTGAGAACAAGCGTAGAGTCCTTTTGTATGGTAAACATTAATTCGGTTAgattcttattatatatttttttctttaaacacGATGTCTAAATCGTTCATAGTCTCTCCCTAACCCATATAGAGGGATAATACATTTCAGCGCACTCGAATTTACGTTCTACTGCATTATGATAATACCCAAATCTAtcaagctaaaactcaatcgacactttttataatataatttaacatagagtttttattgtataaatttgAATTCCAATTATTTTGACATATTTTCAAACATAAATAGCCGACGCAACTTGCCTCCAAAATCGTCACTATATGTGTACAGATAAACCCATCATTATTAGCTACGATTGCAACCCAATGGCATTTGCATTGAATACATCGCTCAAATTACCAACTTTATTATTAGCAACGTAATCAACTCTGCACTAGCAAGCGCCAACATGAATACCATTGTCAAGTAAACCCCAATAGTGCATTAACTCTTATCAATTTATAAAGGTCAATAAGCCAAATACGTCGACAAAATGAAAATCCCAACAATTATAAATACCCTCTATAACTTCATCTTTACAAATACCGAGGCCTTAAGTTGATCATTACTTACAGAAAATATTAAACGAAAATTGCTTCCAAAATCGTCACTATATGTACACTTAAACCCCATGCATGGAATATCATTTATCATAATCCACGATTTCAACCCAATGCTAGCATTTGCATTAAACACAGCACTCAAATAACCACTTTCAAACCCTCTTTATTATTAGCAACGAAACTATCTCTGTAATAGGACAACACCGTCACTAATTGTTCATACCAAACCCCAAAAGAAAGCTATTTaggattttaaaattaaactaagaTAGATCAGAATGACAAATGACCCATCTCAGAGCGGTCAAAATCACACAAAGTACATTTACTtgaaaaaagaaagtgaaagctCTAACACAAAactatacataaaaaaataattatgtccacatattttaaaaaatccaaGGGTGTTTGGTTCGTTAAATCTTAAATTATGTTTCGTACTAGGATTACGAGAATGTAATATTACAGGTGTAATGCCAGATTACATTATTTGGTTCATTTGACTGGAATGTAAGATTCATGTATTTGGTTGACGAAATGTAAAATTACTTGAAAGCACATTTTACTTAATTGTTCttgttatagattttttttaaaacaagtttagttcctttaatatttttagtctcaatttccataaaattttgataaattattacaattcttactttttattacagtgtatatattaataaatacactgttttgaaataaatttataaatcataactataataattcatgaaaagTGATTGCAACTCTAACCATAGTTATAGTTAAAATCATaactaatatattattaaataaaatataatgattaaaattGTAACGTATGACATCTACCAGTTCACTATTgagaagaaaaaatattttttttgggttttaatcCGTCTTAAGAAAAAAGCCTAAATTGATTAGAGTAGTAAAAATAAAGGACAAATTGATCCAAAATTTAAGATTACACCCGTAACCTAAGATCATTTAAAGAATGAATCGTAATGAAATTACATCATATATTACGAGATAGTCGAAATGATGAATATAACATTATGGGCAGTAATATTACATTAAATGCTAACAATGTGAAATACTTCGGACCTTGTGCTGATCATTACTTACATAAAGCAATCAACAAAAATTCCCTCCAAAATCGTCACTGTATATACACTTAACCTAGAAAATCATCTTTATTAGCTATGACTGCATAAACGCAGCACTCAAATAACCAACTTTCAAACCAATTTTACTATTAGCAACGAAACCATCTCTGCAATAAAATGAAACCGCCGGTAATTCCTCGAACCCAACCGATCTCTTCGTCGCCGTTGCTACATTCTTTGAAGCATTTTTATCCAAGTTTTCGTCATTTGTTGTACGTTTATAATGAGCAAACCATTTAGCCTGCATGTACCCAAGTCTTCTCCAAGGTGGCACTTTCAGTCCCTTACTTTTCATCGATTCCCTCATCGATTTACACATCAATCTCGTGATTTGCTTAAGCTCTTCTGGCTTACCGGCGAAAATCCGTGGGAAAATCTGGATAAGTGAGTCGTAACTCGTTGTTGGTCGAGCTATTTCGAACTCACCGCCGAGGTTGAGTTCGATGATGTAACGAGTCCGGTTCACGTTCACGTCTATGTATTCGTGACGTCCGGCTGGGTGCCTCCCGAATTTCTCCCACCGTGATTTGCACAGTCCTGTTTAAGCAATGTTGTCATTAAAGAACGAagtttaaaaggttaaattttggttttaatccctttactttgtttaaatttgagattttggCTTGTAGTTTAATTTGGCTTAATTTAGTCCCTCCACCTTTTATAATCTTATTAATTACTAGGGGGAAACATTGTTGGAGCAAGAGGGGTCCTTGGCCCctccaaaaattttggaaaatttttattatactcatttttaaaaattttaattaggtccatcaaattttttagaaaatttaattaagccttccaaaagttttaaaatttttaattagactctccaaaacttttgaaaattctcattaatcctctcaaaatttttaaaaattttaattaaaccttCCAAAGTTTATGGAAATTCTTATTAAGCTGCTaagtttttagaaaattttaattagaccttTGAAATTTTCGAAAACTTTAAGCAGGCTCGTTCCACATTTGTTAATTATTCCAAATAATTGGCATGATTTTTGGGAAAGGGATgcttttaaagataaaattaaagtatatagattaaatttcaaatagtAGAGGGACCAAAATTGAATTTTACCTATTTAAAACCAGTAGCAGAAATGGAGAAAGCAAAAAAAACTTACCAGCATCAAAGCCATTATCTCTCAAATCAGACATAATCCGACGTTTAAAACCCTCCGACGACATAGCCAAAACATTCCGGCAAGCCAGCTCTACAAGTCCGACGATCTTGACCTTCACGTTATCACCTTTGTTCTTCACCAATTGCTTTAAAGCATCTTTGGTCTCCGACCAATAACCCTCCGGCTCCGACTCCGACCCATCATCATGCTCATCATCTTCCTTCTCCGGCGCCGTCTTATTACCCTCATGATCACCAGTTTCGATAAAAGAATTTACAAGGTCCGAAAGATCTGACAAATCTTCCGACGAATGATCACTTCCGCTACTACTCTCGCATTGCCGTGCTACCACCGTCGACGCACGTGCCGCCTCGTCAAAAGCCGCCGCTATCTTATTGAACCTCACCGGAATCCTCGCCATcatcatcaacaaaattaaacCCTTTTTTTATATGATCGAAGGGGACGTATAAATgtctaaaaaaaaaacaaaaggctaAAGCTTTTGGAGTTTTGACAATGGCGTTGCTATGTGGTCATTTAGATCAGTGGATTCGAAGAATATGTCCTAAAGATTACACGAAAATGGTGTAATTAAATATGGAATTAATTGTGTATTTATAGAGTATCTGAGATATATGGGTATTGAATGGGATTTGACTTAATTCTTCACTTTTGAATGAACTTCACCTGCTTTTAAGTCTAGATTCATCGAAAACATAAGGGATTTATGAACCTGtactatatacatttttttagaaCTAATTGCACAAATCATACTCTAACTATAATCTTCATTCTAATTAAGTCCTcgaattttaaaacattttaattaggGATAAATAGGTAAAAGTATCACGGAGGCCATTTTCCTATGAGCCAGACTGCATTTTACCTCCCTTAACTCAAAAAATtagcaaattgatcatttctgttaaaaactaGTGTGACTAACATAATAACTAAACAGTTACACGTGGCGTGCTAGTTGTACCTTATTTTGGTCTATAGggaccagtttttaatagtagaatttgacGATCTTTTTAACAGAAggactagtttgctctttaatctaatgtataatgactaatttactcattttttagtagagaggataaaatgcaatccgactcctagtacaagggcctccatggtacttttaccaggATAAgtatcaaaactatacatgaactttaattcaATGTTCAATATCGTTCATGAACATTGGTTTTATGCGATTATATCTAaatttttgatttgattcaattttcataaatcacTAACAATGTTATTGAATTAGCACCATTTTACGTGAATATATTGCGTACACgaacaattatattaattcaatatgaaaaataaatggatgtatgtatttatatgtgtacagttgaatcaaaatcaaagttccATGTATACATATGAATTGTAACtcaagtttcatgtgtataattgcaccaaatcaaagttcatgtatcgaATTGCACATTGGACCAAACtttatgtataaatttgatatttatccattttaattacatcctcaaactatcgatgttatattaataagatatttttattactaaaatcgttaatttaaccattaaatgatCAGACCTCAAATCTTTTGGgtcataatttaaaatgataagTTTAAAGAAAAAATGAATGATGTAAAAATATTGATTCTGAGATTttcgaaacttttacaaaaactatcctttcactctttttttttttactttatttttagtttttaaatttaaaagttatacggcaacattttacttttattttaaattacatcatataattagaatgtttttaaagtttggggaccaatttaaaatgagGGTCATAGTTCAGGGAATGTCTGGTGAAATTAACTCTCTTTCTTTTCATTGTAATGTTTGTTTTTAATTACGATTAAATAGGCTAAATATGCCGATttttttaattggccaaatagttcattgtttttcaaaatttagagAAATAGATCGATTTTAAAGAGAGTGTGTGAAAGTACATCTAGCTAAACGAGCTTTCATGCCAACTGTGCAGAAAGCTCTCCCAGTCGATCGTGCTTTCACACACTCTCTCCAAAGTCAATCTATTACTCTAAATCTTGAAAAAAAACCCGACTTATTTAGTCAATTAAAAAAATCGGCATCCTTTAATTACTGTATTAATGATGTCTTATATGTCTAAATAACTACGTGGGAAATAGAAGCCGCCGTTGTtcaatgattattattattttaaaggggCTAGAGTTTTGCTAAAAAAAACTCAACGGTGGTGAAGTTGTTTTGGAGTGACTAAGTTCAATGAACCTATATGTCAATGTCTAGGTACAATGAATCTGATTTCACCTGATGATTGAGCATTATCCATTAGAGAAATTGTTAAAGGTTAATGAATCCAATTTACAATCTAAATCAGAACACGTGGatccaatttaaataatattatttgtcgaatatctaaatttaaaataaaaaatattttttaaattttttccggATATTCCAAATCCGCAAAATTCGAATATGAAtccactaaattttttttatatgcatAAGTGAATTCAGATCTC
Protein-coding sequences here:
- the LOC107963707 gene encoding uncharacterized protein, which gives rise to MMMARIPVRFNKIAAAFDEAARASTVVARQCESSSGSDHSSEDLSDLSDLVNSFIETGDHEGNKTAPEKEDDEHDDGSESEPEGYWSETKDALKQLVKNKGDNVKVKIVGLVELACRNVLAMSSEGFKRRIMSDLRDNGFDAGLCKSRWEKFGRHPAGRHEYIDVNVNRTRYIIELNLGGEFEIARPTTSYDSLIQIFPRIFAGKPEELKQITRLMCKSMRESMKSKGLKVPPWRRLGYMQAKWFAHYKRTTNDENLDKNASKNVATATKRSVGFEELPAVSFYCRDGFVANSKIGLKVGYLSAAFMQS